One window of the Triticum dicoccoides isolate Atlit2015 ecotype Zavitan chromosome 3B, WEW_v2.0, whole genome shotgun sequence genome contains the following:
- the LOC119282828 gene encoding flap endonuclease GEN-like 1 translates to MGIRSGFWKALQPYARLQGMGFLHGRRVAVDLSSWIFSAMSTKSPTLRNIFFRTLSLFSKMGAFPVFVLDGVCAKATSTSEAFTRCVHECVQLLGHLGMPILRAKGEAEALCAQLNRDGKVDACITSDSDAFLCGANTVIKVFSSTAKEPFECYNIAEIQDGIGLSRKRMIAMALLIGNDHDLKGVPGVGLETALAFVQLFHEEHILDELRAIGKGIYPPAAFASQCPIFHKARDLNWKINVCKRLAAHPNFPNEEIIKLYLCDDNLDTGIRTPLCLYI, encoded by the exons ATGGGCATCCGCAGCGGTTTCTGGAAGGCCCTGCAGCCATACGCGCGGCTGCAAGGCATGGGGTTCCTTCATGGCCGCCGCGTCGCTGTGGACCTCTCCTCGTGGATCTTCTCCGCCATGAGCACCAAATCTCCCACCCTCCGCAACATCTTCTTCCGCACGCTCTCCCTCTTCTCCAAGATGGGGGCGTTCCCGGTGTTCGTGCTGGACGGCGTATGCGCCAAGGCCACCTCTACAAGTGAAGCCTTCACGCGATGCGTCCACGAGTGTGTG CAACTGCTTGGGCATCTGGGAATGCCGATACTCCGGGCAAAGGGCGAGGCGGAAGCACTGTGCGCCCAGTTGAATCGTGACGGCAAGGTGGACGCCTGCATTACCTCTGACAGCGATGCCTTCCTCTGTGGAGCCAACACTGTCATCAAAGTGTTCTCCTCCACTGCCAAGGAGCCTTTTGAGTGCTACAACATAGCAGAAATCCAGGATGGAATTGGGTTGAGTAGGAAACGAATGATAGCCATGGCGCTTCTTATTGGCAATGACCATGATTTGAAGGGGGTGCCCGGTGTGGGTCTTGAGACCGCACTTGCGTTTGTGCAGTTATTTCATGAGGAACATATCTTGGACGA ATTACGAGCAATCGGTAAAGGAATATATCCACCTGCAGCCTTCGCATCTCAATGTCCTATCTTTCACAAG GCGCGTGATCTGAATTGGAAAATCAATGTCTGCAAAAGATTAGCTGCTCACCCAAATTTCCCAAATGAGGAGATAATTAAACTATATCTATGTGATGACAATTTGGATACAGGTATTCGCACTCCCCTTTGCTTGTATATCTAA